From Pyrenophora tritici-repentis strain M4 chromosome 1, whole genome shotgun sequence, the proteins below share one genomic window:
- a CDS encoding Fungal-trans domain containing protein: MSDAQGDSVMIPPHARQNSTPHGIPGSLSSGDPITSGCPPGLLWLYTQQLPPRQKLHALLDAYFNNVHPIRVFAFEHKPSFIRMLDEGQLVDSSDQALLHIMCALGARFYALDYSESFSPLSKHLIQSAGSQWAKVAEEMFFADYSTISITKLKVLVLLHDQEARNGNYAGSFLLTGLVIRMAHALQLNNEVAPDILCKEVGGSPNEVSVRESRRRLMWACYMIDVWAGSGVDHLTILNERDLKIQLPCNERQFSLQIPCVTERLQKGTLLEFLPAEDIPEKPADNLGMTAYYVRIVSIWRRVLRFVKHMDEEQPPWLPGSGFAILIEDIQAWKQSLPSWLDFSADNIYIRRETHQLGALLLIHCMYHHVMCDVHRIALPDLFKNQEPFAFPPDRQAFVGHLQDVCFEHAQRMSVLVSHILQHGVKHFADSILPSFVYNSSRIMLYYIARILDVTKADAGTVIGRTVELVQYNNQALRDMALMYPLAESLCITSERWLETVRDSLARGHSADYIAPQDPSENEARRIVGAPVPTVGAGTPRQRNSALSVIPPVEEILSATSPSTLRTATTRYPFSAPSSDKTTSNTLTATAPDPNHLASASATSSEHAIGPMYSSPSTTAGLEQPMFNLDDLQNFFGWEASDDENAQSTGFEGFGPLGWANNFSIM, from the exons ATGTCGGATGCACAAGGCGATTCGGTGATGATACCTCCACACGCTCGTCAGAACTCAACACCTCACGGCATACCTGGTTCGCTTTCTAGTGGCGATCCTATTACATCAGGCTGTCCGCCTGGATTATTGTG GTTGTACACTCAGCAGCTCCCACCTAGACAGAAACTCCATGCCTTGCTTGATGCTTATTTCAACAATGTCCACCCTATTCGCGTATTTGCTTTCGAGCATAAGCCCTCATTCATTCGGATGCTAGACGAAGGCCAGCTAGTGGATTCATCCGATCAGGCTCTTTTACATATCATGTGTGCACTAGGTGCTCGCTTTTACGCGCTGGACTACAGTGAGTCGTTTTCACCCCTAAGCAAACACCTAATACAGTCAGCCGGGAGCCAATGGGCAAAGGTGGCCGAAGAGATGTTCTTCGCGGATTACAGCACCATATCTATTACCAAACTCAAGGTTCTAGTGTTGCTTCATGATCAGGAGGCGAGGAATGGTAATTACGCTGGCTCCTTCCTTCTCACCGGCCTAGTCATCAGGATGGCACATGCTTTACAACTGAACAATGAAGTAGCACCAGACATACTTTGCAAGGAAGTAGGGGGAAGTCCGAACGAGGTATCTGTAAGAGAGTCGCGACGAAGGTTGATGTGGGCGTGTTATATGATCGATGTTTGGGCTGGTAGCGGCGTCGATCATCTCACTATACTCAATGAAAGAGACCTCAAGATCCAACTTCCTTGCAACGAGCGACAATTCTCACTACAGATACCCTGCGTTACCGAGCGGCTGCAAAAAGGCACGCTCCTGGAGTTTCTGCCAGCTGAGGATATACCGGAGAAGCCAGCAGATAATCTGGGCATGACAGCATACTACGTGCGTATAGTTAGTATATGGCGCCGTGTTTTACG TTTTGTCAAGCATATGGACGAAGAGCAACCGCCTTGGTTACCAGGCTCGGGGTTTGCGATTCTTATTGAGGATATACAAGCATGGAAGCAAAGTCTACCGTCTTGGCTAGACTTTTCAGCGGATAACATCTACATCCGACGGGAAACCCATCAGCTAGGTGCCCTCCTTCTTATCCATTGCATGTACCATCATGTAATGTGCGATGTCCATAGGATCGCTCTCCCTGACCTCTTCAAGAATCAGGAACCCTTCGCCTTCCCACCGGATCGCCAGGCGTTCGTGGGCCACTTGCAAGACGTCTGCTTCGAGCACGCGCAACGCATGTCAGTGCTAGTCTCACATATCCTCCAGCACGGCGTCAAGCACTTTGCAGACTCCATCCTCCCATCTTTTGTCTACAACAGCAGCCGCATCATGCTCTATTACATCGCCAGGATCCTCGACGTAACCAAAGCAGACGCCGGAACCGTAATCGGCCGCACAGTCGAGCTAGTTCAGTACAACAACCAAGCTCTCCGCGATATGGCGCTCATGTACCCCCTCGCTGAATCGCTCTGCATCACCTCCGAGCGCTGGCTAGAAACCGTACGCGATAGTCTCGCCCGTGGGCACTCAGCCGATTATATCGCACCGCAAGACCCCTCTGAAAACGAAGCTAGACGTATCGTCGGCGCCCCTGTCCCAACAGTCGGTGCCGGCACCCCGCGCCAACGCAACTCCGCTCTCTCAGTCATACCCCCGGTTGAAGAAATCCTCTCCGCAACCTCGCCCTCCACACTCCGCACAGCAACAACCCGCTACCCCTTCTCCGCGCCGTCGTCTGATAAAACAACGTCTAATACCTTGACTGCGACTGCTCCAGACCCCAATCATCTAGCGTCGGCCTCAGCGACGTCTTCGGAACACGCGATTGGGCCCATGTACTCGTCGCCTAGTACGACAGCGGGTCTCGAGCAGCCCATGTTTAACCTCGATGATTTGCAGAATTTCTTTGGTTGGGAGGCTAGTGATGATGAGAATGCGCAGTCGACCGGGTTTGAGGGGTTTGGGCCGTTGGGGTGGGCGAATAACTTTTCCATCATGTGA
- a CDS encoding beige-BEACH domain-containing protein — protein MNNQIAELRSLADELIKASDTSPPTSNVLQTQSNALRRMRQLLIESNDQTHTKDAFRHVRGFETLLVTLRSLSGFYKPAELSTPDRIDFFEVIKATLDVLSDALNEHAGNRRFFAKRVEDGGWSALEQALGSTGIFGGQSQSKRDDAGQEQLFGTLFAFALGEEAMTRIFRDVEKKLDEARAKHEAALTADGDSQTAELVISSPRSVYSDTDIDIEPMRGQVRAIFSGNEILQNPDIIPTIFHFWRGLSGEDVPGTHSKALSISVLLAMLEITTISTYNKAALHVTGVLSSVLPLLFEDQCAPVEAGLLQELADDLVQYGINKLDDAYYLFRKAASSKKAAEFLLRGMRSSRNPPFIQFDLSLHGFSAIELPDIGRPFPPVSPGGGYTFAAWIRVDKFDNDCHTTLFGAYDDTQTCFLMAYLERDTRCFILQTYMGHSTGVVPSVRFKKAPRFESNRWYHIAIVHRRAKAIGMGTAKASLFVDGEFTETMKAHYPSHPPVLDSSQDSFTSMTSSVSKHHILAFLGTPRNLAPRLGRNVISSKLSVASFHLFSEPLSDELIAVYHKLGPRYCGNFQDRLGSFQTYRTSAELHVHNEILHPGREERSDIVTAIRTSASHLLPESKILLSFSPSSVMDDDDRNTIDESQLIRSLSRESAKTLHKYTRMHSTPIIINAAVPSVNDALSQPRGFGRLSGDPVVVVPQSLDDAIWRVGGCVAVGLKLVQSAQTLDSMLRAVNILLEAVGGNWRNCEAMEQRNGFAVLAEVLRQKIGYAMGGLVARNPSSLDVTQEDCETFVLQLLRIILRFVGYDERQPTESLIINPLAYRVLLVDLEIWRRANSMDTQKLYYLQFVQFARGSKHHHYNAKRFHRIRVVKRLTDALKGENFTPKTFKLFLDAFKALLVINFNGENARSLSLFVTYALHDSRATYAKRALRPKASFARLRKGGPSGLSPGKSSGTTSRSHSPVQNGADTQPLSLPDLGIAILNLLAELLCDPQNPQEVVRFAKNVTGKWLLYLLAEPEQRVVVLGAKILARLLVLNGMHYVKKFADKTGGFILMKNRLRNWWNTPGIWTICFAILFGRDVASIDFERDFDVFNLVDVFIAHSPQSKLRICYPEVFPVITAMLETGLRTIVRDRDLSRTESGPSKQENSEGTVTRGRRRTMSLNAKQPIIDTRAPQTDRLNNFAVVLNSAIQFLSELHSRSEGFRDYTNSSNYVQELLFVLYPVIVTSDSVSAETELLSRGSALTFEGQDVVIQPISQTNGQETPVIRTSNVTGPPAPSSRRVLPFRRASSFVLVSADKKKVTQQPSLNPILSAKHAAPVALKVGSSVVEAMLEVVLDVFKDQIFTRKDFPGLGLFMKTPPGFQEHQAYFESYILRQTLSSVKNALQLDQQLLHEPRVLTNLSRFVTHISEAVFEGWFLEGAEPLLDFAGFLLEYLERPDISAIKSVRLCTQAIQLVRSTFLRVALLRLAEPDETDGGAATTAVIEKMVYWQPIILSSANNETSSLKMICYLLYTQLTSDHTTVRLAAANFWRLLMVQKPHETSMILADAIHGDTKDLYDGFQKLVELDNETFLEWLDTNKKEMDRFFYGSMTKPWEDFAQSQNKKTEETSQRRIAKRKEKLKQWQSEELIAENVWNHHENSTNHWRSNIHASERIKHQRVIQDHQDNATYMATVLAKLDHQLKGPCGLFEDSPPAQWRLDETEGRDRKRLRIIVDNTSREQTYQPKRKDTDSKDRPKLDTTMPSISAKEAVGITPVAGPSARAVSVTSTLGDPAAEAESGSEDDFEMVEAMYEDEDGFEDKNRKVMRSLNRGDQVQYVCNISRVVGLEAIEGLLIVGKDCLYLLDDFFQRSDGEIVRVWQAPPDERDPYVQVIAGKEAVTNRRPPPRSHEDAVRDWKWTEVISISKRRFLHRDVGIEIFFDDGRSYLLTAISAQARNDIHSRVLQRASHVANPEKSANSEISWRLDSLRNPEEAPQTLGSRFASAFGSASSHPATKKWLKGEMSNFHYLMFVNTLAGRTFNDLTQYPVFPWVISNYHSEELDLNDPSNFRDLQKPIGIQDPKQEHLIRERFSSFAEMGDASHAFHYGTHYSSAMTVASYLMRLQPFSAAFFLIQGGTWDHADRMFYSIQNVWDSVSAKNMADVRELTPEFYFLPDFLTNVNGYNFGLRSDGSTIDNVQLPPWAKGDPAIFIAKQREALESPHVSQNLHHWIDLIFGYKQRGEAAIEAANVFHYMTYQGAIDLDSIMDEKERAQKISVINNFGQTPPQVFQRPHPQRENVTKPTKLDTSAESLHRVPGTLLEAQDRISFLNYSNKSEKLLCSGPFRHNIPPHHDRYMEWGFTDGSVRFYESHSKKLIGLFEHLHSGQLTTSLFVDGRTLITAGTDCTLAIWNVCKGERGYIDLQNVTTLFGHKSPVITLAASRAFSAFLSASLDGRVFLWDLNRDEFVREIDLGARQKRHPVPVQAAKINSVTGNIILACGSRLIVTTLNGAILLDEDICDSEDDADSITAVAVYEGVGNEWCERELVFTGHRRGIVKIFHITPTPSTITSSFSTPNKWSATLINVLNHSDPSYPSQAAPITCILPMPHNVYTGDEDGRVYEWDCVHRHH, from the exons ATGAACAATCAGATAGCCGAGCTCCGCAGCCTCGCAGATGAATTGATCAAAGCCTCCGATACGTCTCCGCCCACTTCAAATGTCCTCCAGACCCAGAGCAACGCGCTCCGCCGCATGCGCCAGCTGCTGATAGAGTCCAACGACCAAACCCACACCAAGGATGCCTTCCGCCATGTGCGGGGCTTCGAGACGCTACTCGTCACCCTCCGCTCTCTCTCCGGTTTCTACAAGCCGGCTGAGCTGTCTACTCCCGACCGCATTGACTTCTTCGAGGTGATCAAGGCAACGCTCGATGTCTTATCAGACGCCCTGAACGAACACGCTGGTAACAGGCGCTTCTTTGCAAAGCGGGTCGAGGATGGTGGCTGGAGTGCGCTGGAACAAGCCCTGGGTAGCACAGGCATATTTGGTGGACAGTCCCAGAGCAAGCGCGACGATGCGGGGCAGGAACAGCTTTTTGGCACTCTGTTCGCCTTTGCGTTGGGGGAAGAGGCCATGACACGCATATTTCGGGACGTTGAGAAGAAGCTCGACGAAGCACGAGCAAAGCACGAGGCTGCACTAACAGCCGACGGCGATTCGCAGACCGCCGAATTGGTCATCTCAAGCCCGCGCTCCGTGTATAGCGACACCGACATAGACATTGAGCCTATGCGCGGCCAGGTACGGGCCATCTTTAGCGGCAATGAGATATTGCAGAATCCAGACATCATCCCAACCATCTTCCACTTTTGGCGGGGTCTGTCTGGTGAAGATGTCCCGGGCACCCACTCCAAGGCTCTCTCCATCTCGGTGCTGCTAGCCATGCTCGAGATTACCACAATCTCTACATACAACAAGGCTGCGCTCCATGTCACTGGCGTCCTGAGCTCTGTTTTGCCTTTGCTTTTTGAAGACCAATGCGCTCCTGTAGAAGCCGGCTTGCTGCAAGAGTTGGCCGACGACCTAGTCCAGTATGGCAtcaacaagctcgacgatGCGTACTACCTCTTCCGCAAAGCAGCATCCTCGAAAAAGGCCGCAGAGTTCCTCCTCCGTGGCATGCGCTCGTCCCGCAACCCGCCCTTTATACAATTCGATCTATCTTTACATGGCTTCAGCGCCATCGAGCTTCCAGACATTGGTCGCCCCTTCCCTCCTGTCTCCCCAGGGGGTGGCTATACATTTGCTGCCTGGATACGCGTTGACAAATTTGACAATGACTGTCACACTACGCTCTTCGGGGCCTATGACGACACACAGACGTGTTTCCTCATGGCATACCTAGAAAGGGATACCCGATGTTTTATTCTACAGACTTATATGGGTCACTCGACTGGCGTTGTTCCTAGTGTGCGATTCAAGAAAGCTCCTCGCTTCGAGTCCAACAGGTGGTATCACATCGCTATTGTTCACCGTAGAGCAAAGGCTATCGGTATGGGGACTGCCAAGGCATCTCTTTTCGTAGATGGTGAGTTCACCGAGACTATGAAAGCCCACTATCCGTCACATCCCCCGGTGTTAGATAGTAGCCAGGACAGCTTCACTTCCATGACTTCTAGCGTGTCCAAGCACCATATACTCGCGTTCCTGGGAACACCGCGAAACCTGGCACCTCGACTAGGCAGAAACGTCATTTCTTCGAAGCTCTCAGTGGCTTCATTCCACCTCTTTTCTGAGCCACTGTCAGATGAGCTGATAGCTGTGTATCATAAACTTGGTCCACGCTACTGTGGAAATTTTCAGGATAGGCTCGGGTCGTTCCAAACCTATCGAACGTCTGCTGAGCTTCACGTTCACAACGAAATATTGCATCCCGGGAGAGAAGAGCGATCAGATATTGTGACAGCAATTCGGACGAGTGCAAGCCATCTGCTACCCGAATCGAAGATACTCCTGAGTTTCTCTCCTAGCTCCGTCATGGACGATGATGATAGAAACACTATCGATGAGTCTCAGTTGATTCGGTCCTTGTCACGAGAATCAGCCAAGACTCTTCATAAGTATACCAGGATGCATAGTACGCCGATCATCATCAATGCCGCGGTGCCCTCGGTGAATGATGCATTGTCCCAGCCACGTGGGTTTGGACGACTATCTGGTGATCCTGTCGTTGTGGTTCCTCAATCACTGGACGATGCCATCTGGCGGGTCGGCGGGTGTGTTGCTGTCGGCTTAAAGCTGGTGCAATCTGCTCAGACTTTGGACAGCATGCTTCGTGCTGTGAACATACTGCTTGAAGCTGTCGGAGGCAATTGGCGCAACTGTGAGGCCATGGAGCAGCGCAATGGCTTCGCCGTTCTAGCTGAAGTCCTACGCCAAAAGATTGGATATGCCATGGGTGGATTGGTGGCGCGCAATCCTTCGTCGCTTGATGTCACGCAGGAAGACTGTGAAACTTTTGTCTTGCAATTGCTGAGGATAATTCTCCGCTTCGTCGGGTATGATGAGCGCCAGCCAACGGAGTCTCTCATCATCAATCCTCTTGCGTACAGAGTCCTTCTGGTAGATCTAGAAATTTGGCGTAGAGCCAACTCGATGGACACCCAAAAGTTGTATTACCTCCAATTCGTCCAATTCGCCAGGGGTAGTAAGCACCATCATTATAACGCCAAGCGTTTTCATAGGATCC GAGTCGTCAAGCGTCTTACAGATGCCCTCAAGGGGGAAAACTTCACCCCGAAGACTTTCAAATTGTTCCTCGATGCGTTCAAAGCCCTACTGGTGATCAATTTCAACGGAGAGAATGCGAGGTCGCTCTCTCTATTTGTTACTTACGCACTGCATGACAGCCGCGCAACTTATGCCAAACGAGCGCTTCGACCAAAAGCGAGTTTCGCCCGATTGCGGAAGGGCGGACCATCTGGTCTAAGTCCAGGAAAATCATCAGGAACAACGTCACGCTCGCATAGCCCAGTCCAAAACGGAGCAGATACCCAGCCATTGTCTCTTCCGGATTTGGGTATTGCCATTCTCAATCttctggcagagctgcttTGCGACCCCCAAAACCCACAAGAAGTGGTCCGCTTCGCAAAGAATGTCACTGGAAAGTGGCTTCTTTACCTACTCGCTGAACCGGAGCAACGCGTCGTTGTACTTGGTGCAAAAATTCTGGCTCGGTTGCTTGTGCTAAATGGAATGCATTACGTGAAAAAGTTCGCGGACAAGACCGGGGGCTTTATCCTCATGAAGAACCGATTACGCAATTGGTGGAACACACCGGGCATTTGGACTATCTGCTTTGCCATACTCTTTGGTCGCGATGTCGCAAGTATAGATTTCGAGCGCGATTTTGATGTCTTCAATCTGGTTGATGTCTTCATTGCACATTCGCCGCAGTCTAAGCTTAGGATCTGCTACCCGGAAGTGTTTCCAGTAATCACTGCGATGTTAGAAACAGGCCTGCGGACAATTGTCCGAGACCGGGACCTCAGCCGAACGGAAAGTGGCCCTTCGAAGCAGGAGAATAGCGAGGGCACAGTCACTCGGGGTCGTCGCAGAACAATGTCATTGAACGCTAAGCAGCCGATAATTG ATACACGAGCGCCCCAGACGGATCGCCTCAACAACTTTGCCGTTGTCCTGAACTCTGCTATCCAGTTCTTGTCCGAACTGCACTCTCGCTCGGAGGGTTTCCGCGACTACACCAACTCTTCCAATTACGTCCAAGAATTGCTTTTCGTCCTCTACCCCGTTATAGTCACGTCCGATAGCGTTAGCGCAGAGACTGAGCTTCTTTCCAGAGGATCTGCGTTGACATTCGAAGGCCAAGATGTCGTGATACAACCGATTTCTCAAACCAACGGACAAGAAACTCCTGTGATTCGAACAAGCAACGTTACCGGACCGCCTGCTCCTTCTTCCAGGCGCGTCCTACCTTTCCGCAGGGCGTCTTCTTTCGTTCTAGTGTCAGCGGATAAAAAGAAGGTTACTCAACAGCCATCATTGAACCCAATTCTTTCTGCCAAACACGCTGCTCCTGTAGCGCTCAAAGTAGGTAGCTCTGTGGTCGAAGCTATGCTAGAAGTCGTCCTCGACGTCTTCAAAGACCAAATATTCACACGCAAAGACTTTCCTGGTTTAGGCTTGTTTATGAAAACGCCACCCGGATTTCAGGAGCATCAGGCGTACTTTGAATCATACATCCTACGACAGACACTCTCATCGGTAAAGAATGCGCTTCAGCTGGATCAACAGCTGCTACATGAACCGAGGGTTCTCACTAACCTCTCACGCTTTGTAACTCACATATCGGAGGCGGTCTTTGAAGGTTGGTTTCTGGAAGGTGCAGAGCCACTGCTTGACTTCGCTGGCTTTCTTTTGGAATATCTGGAGCGTCCGGACATTTCAGCGATCAAGTCCGTTAGGCTATGCACACAAGCTATTCAATTGGTTCGGAGCACTTTCCTTAGAGTTGCTCTTCTTCGTTTGGCGGAACCCGATGAGACCGATGGTGGAGCGGCCACTACAGCAGTCATTGAGAAGATGGTCTACTGGCAGCCGATCATCCTCTCGTCCGCCAATAATGAGACATCTTCATTGAAGATGATCTGTTATCTCCTGTACACGCAACTTACATCAGATCACACAACTGTGCGCCTCGCAGCGGCAAACTTTTGGCGGCTGCTGATGGTGCAAAAACCACATGAGACATCCATGATTTTGGCCGACGCTATCCACGGAGACACGAAAGACCTCTACGACGGTTTCCAGAAGCTTGTTGAGCTCGACAATGAAACTTTTCTAGAATGGCTAGACACCAACAAGAAGGAGATGGACAGGTTCTTTTACGGCTCAATGACAAAGCCGTGGGAGGACTTTGCCCAAAGCCAGAACAAGAAGACCGAAGAGACATCTCAAAGGCGCATCGCAAAGAGGAAAGAGAAGCTGAAGCAATGGCAATCAGAGGAGCTTATTGCTGAAAACGTTTGGAATCATCATGAAAACTCAACGAACCATTGGAGATCCAATATCCATGCTTCGGAGCGGATCAAGCACCAACGTGTCATACAAGATCACCAGGACAATGCGACTTACATGGCGACAGTCTTAGCTAAACTGGATCACCAGCTGAAGGGCCCGTGCGGTTTGTTTGAAGATAGCCCGCCGGCCCAATGGCGACTAGACGAAACTGAGGGTCGTGATCGAAAGCGTCTGCGCATCATCGTTGACAATACAAGCCGCGAGCAGACCTATCAACCGAAGCGCAAAGACACAGACTCCAAAGACAGACCCAAACTGGACACCACTATGCCTTCGATATCCGCTAAAGAAGCTGTTGGTATAACACCAGTCGCTGGACCTTCAGCGAGAGCGGTATCCGTGACAAGCACATTGGGGGACCCGGCAGCAGAAGCTGAGTCTGGCAGTGAGGATGATTTTGAGATGGTTGAAGCAATGTATGAGGATGAAGACGGCTTCGAAGACAAGAACCGGAAAGTCATGCGCAGTCTCAACCGTGGCGATCAGGTCCAATATGTCTGCAACATCTCCCGGGTGGTAGGTCTCGAAGCTATAGAAGGTCTTTTGATTGTAGGGAAAGACTGCCTGTATTTGCTCGACGATTTCTTCCAGAGGTCTGACGGCGAGATTGTGCGTGTATGGCAAGCACCGCCTGATGAGCGCGACCCGTATGTACAGGTCATTGCAGGCAAAGAGGCAGTCACCAATCGCCGACCACCGCCTAGGAGCCATGAGGATGCGGTAAGGGATTGGAAATGGACCGAAGTTATCAGCATCTCGAAACGGCGCTTCCTTCACAGGGATGTTGGTATCGAGATTTTCTTCGATGACGGACGCAGCTATCTACTCACGGCCATTTCAGCACAGGCTCGAAACGACATTCATTCTCGAGTCCTTCAGCGAGCTTCGCATGTTGCGAACCCGGAAAAGTCCGCCAACTCCGAGATTTCTTGGCGCCTGGACTCCTTGCGGAATCCAGAGGAGGCACCTCAGACGTTAGGATCACGTTTTGCATCAGCCTTCGGTTCTGCATCATCTCACCCGGCGACTAAGAAGTGGCTAAAAGGAGAGATGTCCAACTTTCACTATCTGATGTTCGTCAACACGCTTGCAGGAAGGACTTTCAACGACCTCACCCAATACCCAGTCTTCCCATGGGTCATATCAAACTACCATAGTGAAGAACTGGATTTGAATGACCCAAGCAACTTCCGCGATCTCCAGAAACCCATCGGTATCCAGGATCCTAAACAAGAGCATCTCATCAGAGAAAGATTCAGTTCGTTTGCAGAAATGGGTGATGCCAGCCATGCCTTCCATTATGGTACTCACTACTCATCTGCTATGACCGTGGCATCGTATCTCATGCGCCTCCAGCCGTTTAGTGCAGCATTTTTCCTGATCCAGGGTGGTACCTGGGACCATGCCGATCGCATGTTCTATTCAATTCAGAATGTATGGGATTCGGTGTCTGCTAAGAACATGGCCGATGTGCGCGAGCTTACACCAGAATTCTATTTCCTTCCTGACTTCCTGACTAACGTCAATGGATACAACTTTGGGCTGAGGTCCGACGGTTCGACAATTGACAATGTCCAGCTGCCTCCCTGGGCCAAGGGAGATCCAGCCATCTTCATCGCTAAACAACGAGAAGCGCTGGAAAGTCCCCACGTTAGTCAGAATCTCCATCACTGGATTGATCTCATCTTTGGCTACAAACAGCGTGGTGAAGCAGCCATCGAGGCTGCGAACGTCTTTCACTACATGACCTACCAGGGAGCGATCGACCTCGACTCTATCATGGATGAGAAGGAACGCGCGCAGAAGATAAGTGTTATCAACAACTTCGGGCAGACGCCTCCACAGGTCTTCCAACGACCACATCCACAGCGGGAGAATGTTACCAAGCCCACGAAGCTAGATACGTCGGCTGAGAGCTTACATCGTGTGCCGGGCACGCTACTCGAAGCCCAGGACCGCATCTCGTTCTTGAACTACAGCAACAAGAGCGAGAAGTTACTATGCTCAGGGCCGTTCCGCCACAACATACCTCCACATCACGACAGGTACATGGAGTGGGGGTTCACTGATGGTAGCGTTCGCTTCTACGAATCGCACTCCAAAAAGCTTATCGGGCTGTTTGAGCATCTACACTCTGGCCAGCTAACAACATCGCTATTCGTTGACGGCAGAACACTGATCACTGCAGGAACCGACTGCACGCTTGCGATCTGGAACGTATGTAAAGGCGAACGAGGTTACATCGACCTCCAAAATGTCACCACGCTCTTCGGTCACAAGTCACCCGTCATCACGCTTGCTGCTAGTCGCGCATTCTCTGCCTTCCTCTCAGCCTCGCTCGATGGGCGAGTATTTCTCTGGGATCTCAATCGCGACGAATTCGTTCGTGAGATAGACCTTGGCGCACGTCAAAAGCGACACCCTGTGCCGGTCCAAGCGGCTAAAATCAACAGCGTCACAGGAAATATCATACTTGCGTGTGGAAGCCGGCTCATCGTAACGACACTGAACGGCGCGATACTACTAGACGAAGATATATGCGATAGTGAAGACGATGCGGATAGCATTACAGCAGTGGCCGTCTACGAAGGCGTGGGCAACGAGTGGTGTGAGCGGGAACTCGTCTTCACCGGCCACCGGAGAGGAATCGTCAAG ATCTTTCACATCACTCCAACACCATCAACCATCACTTCCTCTTTCTCCACGCCCAACAAGTGGTCTGCTACTCTCATCAACGTGCTCAACCACAGCGACCCCAGCTATCCATCCCAGGCAGCTCCTATCACGTGTATATTGCCTATGCCTCACAATGTCTACACCGGCGATGAGGATGGTCGAGTA TATGAATGGGATTGCGTGCATCGTCACCATTGA